A stretch of Desulfitobacterium dichloroeliminans LMG P-21439 DNA encodes these proteins:
- the guaA gene encoding glutamine-hydrolyzing GMP synthase, with the protein MKQDMIILLDLGSRNNSAIARGIRDLGVYSEIHPHDITLEQLSRLPNIKGIIINGGTNNHIDGVKIDVDHRIYKSGLPIMVVNHEPAEGEHIIANWPENDQEISKVLRSFVFNTCEAVPNWNMKNFIEDQVELIKRQVGDKKVLLALSGGVDSSVVAALLLKAIGKKLVCVHVNHGLMRKGESEGVLEVFKNQMDANLVYVDASERFLNKLAGVADPEEKRKIIGAEFIRVFEEEARKLEGIEFLAQGTIYPDIVESGTKTASVVKSHHNVGGLPDDLQFSLVEPLYHLFKDEVRACGIELGLPATMVYRQPFPGPGLGVRCLGAINKIRLEAVRESDAILREEFEIAGLDKKVWQYFTIVPDFKSVGVKDHARSYEYPVIIRAINTIDAMTASIEPIDWPILLKITDRILKEVPYINRVCYDLSPKPCATIEWE; encoded by the coding sequence ATGAAGCAGGATATGATTATATTATTAGATCTAGGTAGCCGAAATAATTCCGCTATTGCTAGGGGGATTCGTGATCTTGGTGTATATAGTGAGATTCACCCACACGATATTACACTGGAGCAACTTTCCCGACTGCCAAACATTAAAGGTATTATTATTAATGGAGGGACCAATAATCACATCGATGGGGTAAAGATCGACGTTGATCATAGAATCTATAAATCTGGTTTACCTATTATGGTGGTTAATCATGAGCCGGCAGAAGGCGAACACATCATCGCAAATTGGCCGGAAAATGACCAAGAAATAAGTAAAGTTTTGCGTTCCTTTGTCTTTAATACCTGCGAAGCAGTACCCAATTGGAATATGAAAAACTTCATAGAAGATCAAGTAGAGCTAATAAAAAGACAGGTGGGTGACAAAAAGGTTTTACTCGCCTTATCCGGTGGCGTAGATAGCTCAGTGGTGGCCGCTTTGCTACTTAAAGCTATTGGCAAAAAGTTAGTGTGCGTGCACGTCAACCACGGGCTGATGCGCAAGGGTGAATCAGAAGGTGTCCTTGAAGTATTTAAGAATCAAATGGATGCCAACCTCGTCTATGTTGATGCTAGCGAACGCTTCTTGAACAAGTTAGCAGGCGTTGCCGATCCGGAGGAAAAACGCAAAATCATTGGTGCTGAATTTATTCGCGTCTTTGAAGAGGAAGCACGGAAGTTGGAAGGCATTGAATTCCTTGCTCAAGGTACCATTTATCCGGATATAGTAGAAAGTGGTACAAAAACCGCCAGCGTTGTAAAATCCCATCATAATGTCGGTGGATTACCTGATGATCTTCAGTTTTCCTTAGTAGAGCCTTTATATCATCTCTTTAAGGATGAAGTCAGAGCCTGCGGTATTGAGCTGGGCCTGCCCGCAACCATGGTCTATAGGCAACCTTTCCCTGGACCTGGCCTCGGCGTACGTTGTCTCGGTGCTATCAATAAAATACGTCTAGAGGCAGTAAGAGAATCCGATGCGATTTTAAGAGAAGAATTTGAGATTGCCGGTTTAGACAAAAAGGTCTGGCAATACTTTACTATCGTTCCCGACTTTAAGTCAGTGGGTGTCAAGGATCATGCGCGAAGTTATGAATATCCTGTTATTATTCGAGCCATCAATACCATTGATGCCATGACTGCCAGCATCGAACCGATTGACTGGCCTATTCTTCTAAAAATTACGGATCGCATTTTAAAAGAAGTTCCCTATATTAATCGAGTTTGCTATGATTTAAGTCCGAAACCTTGCGCCACCATCGAGTGGGAGTAA
- a CDS encoding EFR1 family ferrodoxin (N-terminal region resembles flavodoxins. C-terminal ferrodoxin region binds two 4Fe-4S clusters.), with product MKKRITAMFFSGTGTTRKIVRGIAEELAKLDGEISLNEKDFTFPEARKQAVSYTKDDLVIVGVPVIAGRVPNVLLKYLNTVTGQGALGISVVVYGNRNYDDALIELKDIMEANDFVVISAGAFVGEHSFSKELAQGRPDDKDMAVVSEFARQIYSKMNAELSFVDLQVKGMKPYRPYYVAKDKEGNPFDFRKITPQTSSSCIDCKLCAQLCPMGSIDLEDVSRITGPCIKCCACVKKCPVEAKYFDDAGYLNHKHELEAACTLRREPELFS from the coding sequence ATGAAAAAAAGAATTACGGCAATGTTTTTCAGCGGAACCGGCACCACCCGAAAAATTGTCAGGGGAATTGCTGAAGAGCTGGCGAAGCTGGACGGGGAGATTTCGCTTAATGAAAAGGATTTTACCTTCCCCGAAGCGAGAAAACAGGCAGTTTCCTACACTAAAGACGATCTCGTCATCGTGGGGGTTCCGGTTATCGCTGGGAGGGTACCTAACGTCTTGTTAAAATATCTGAATACGGTGACCGGCCAGGGAGCCTTGGGAATTTCGGTGGTTGTCTACGGCAATAGAAACTATGATGATGCTTTGATCGAGCTTAAGGATATCATGGAGGCTAACGACTTTGTTGTGATTTCTGCAGGAGCCTTTGTCGGCGAACATTCCTTCTCTAAGGAACTCGCCCAAGGCCGTCCTGATGACAAGGATATGGCTGTGGTTAGCGAATTTGCCCGCCAGATCTATAGCAAAATGAATGCTGAACTATCCTTCGTAGATCTCCAGGTAAAAGGGATGAAGCCCTACCGCCCTTATTATGTAGCAAAGGACAAAGAGGGCAATCCCTTTGATTTTCGTAAAATTACCCCACAAACCAGCAGCTCCTGTATCGACTGCAAGCTTTGCGCCCAACTGTGTCCGATGGGATCCATCGACCTTGAGGATGTCTCCCGCATAACCGGACCCTGTATCAAATGCTGCGCATGTGTGAAGAAGTGCCCGGTAGAGGCTAAGTATTTTGATGATGCGGGTTATCTAAACCATAAGCATGAGTTGGAAGCAGCCTGTACTCTCCGCAGGGAACCGGAGCTGTTTAGTTAA